The genomic stretch GGCAACTAGTCAACTGATTTCGAAGCTCAAAATCATTATTCACTCAATCGCAAAGCTTCCTATCCTCCTCTGCCACAGAGGGGCTGCTTTTCAAATAACCCCGCACCTCCTGGCAAACATGATCCACCAAGGTTTCTAAATCCCAGGGCCAGAGCTTGGCGGTGCCGTCGTGACTGGCGGTGGCCAGGGTACTGCCATCGGGGCTGAACTGCACGGCCCAAACTGGCCCGCTGTGGCCGTCGAGGGAGGTAATCAGGGTGCCGTCGCGAGTCCAGAGCTTGGCCGTGCCGTCGACACTGGCGGTGGCCAGAGTACTGCCGTCGGGGCTGAACTGCACGGCTACAACCGCATCGCTGTGGCCGTCGAGGGAGGTAATCAGGGTGCCGTCGCGAGTCCAGAGCTTGGCCGTGCCGTCCCAACTGGCGGTGGCCAGAGTACGGCCGTCGGGGCTGAACTGCACGGCATTAACCGGCCTGCTGTGGCCGTCGAGGGAGGTAATCAGGGTGCCGTCGCGAGTCCAGAGCTTGGCCGTGCCGTCTTCACTGGCGGTGGCCAGGGTACGGCCGTCGGGGCTGAACTGCACGGCTACAACCGCATCGCTGTGGCCGTCGAGGGAGGTGATCAGGGTGCCGTCGCGAGTCCAGAGCTTGGCCGTGCCGTCGCAACTGGCGGTGGCCAGGGTATGGCCATCGGGGCTGAACTGCACGGCCACAACCGGATCGCTGTGGCCGTCGAGGGAGGCAATCAGGGTGCCGTCGCGAGTCCAGAGCTTGGCCGTGCCGTCGACACTGGCG from Leptolyngbya sp. KIOST-1 encodes the following:
- a CDS encoding WD40 repeat domain-containing protein; translated protein: ASVDGTAKLWTRDGTLIASLDGHSDPVVAVQFSPDGHTLATASCDGTAKLWTRDGTLITSLDGHSDAVVAVQFSPDGRTLATASEDGTAKLWTRDGTLITSLDGHSRPVNAVQFSPDGRTLATASWDGTAKLWTRDGTLITSLDGHSDAVVAVQFSPDGSTLATASVDGTAKLWTRDGTLITSLDGHSGPVWAVQFSPDGSTLATASHDGTAKLWPWDLETLVDHVCQEVRGYLKSSPSVAEEDRKLCD